One region of Vibrio pelagius genomic DNA includes:
- a CDS encoding DUF1249 family protein, with product MPNIAVKKPYHVDLAELMRVYETNYAKLNALLPAEHQVGDVRCYQAVNMVYQLTVNEVTKYTTLIDICQSDEMPVFPLPKMSVRLYHDARVAEVCTSGDFSRVKAKYDYPNTKLLQKDEKFQLNKFLGEWLTFCLKNGISRTPITLN from the coding sequence ATGCCGAATATAGCGGTGAAAAAGCCGTATCATGTTGATCTTGCTGAATTGATGCGAGTGTATGAAACCAATTACGCAAAATTGAACGCGCTGCTGCCTGCTGAACATCAGGTGGGCGACGTGCGTTGTTATCAAGCGGTTAACATGGTGTATCAATTGACAGTGAATGAGGTCACAAAATACACCACATTAATAGACATATGTCAGAGTGATGAGATGCCAGTATTCCCTTTGCCAAAAATGTCTGTCAGGCTATATCACGACGCTCGCGTTGCAGAGGTATGTACCAGTGGAGACTTCTCGAGAGTCAAAGCGAAATACGACTACCCAAACACCAAGCTTTTGCAAAAAGACGAGAAATTTCAACTCAATAAGTTTCTTGGCGAATGGTTAACGTTTTGTTTAAAAAATGGAATCAGTCGCACACCTATTACGCTGAATTAG
- the cpdA gene encoding 3',5'-cyclic-AMP phosphodiesterase yields the protein MELSHTSKLDESSIKLVQLTDTHLFAPSNGSLLSINTEDSFRAVVDGIVNQGFEYEAVLATGDISQDHSAESYQKFEAGIQPLEKPCYWLPGNHDYKPNMGSVIPSAQIQCVEHVLLGEHWQMILLDSQVVGVPHGRLSDQQLELLEQKLTEYPHKHTLVLLHHHPLLVGSAWLDQHCLKDAEQFWDVVSQHDNVRGVLCGHVHQDMNREHLGVQVMATPSTCVQFKPNSDDFALDTLSPGWRELELKPNGEIATEVRRLERGLFTPDFNAEGY from the coding sequence TTGGAATTATCACACACTTCAAAATTAGATGAGAGCAGCATTAAGTTAGTGCAACTGACCGACACGCACCTCTTTGCGCCAAGTAATGGCAGCTTGCTGAGCATCAACACAGAAGATAGCTTTCGTGCTGTTGTCGATGGCATTGTGAACCAAGGTTTTGAATATGAAGCGGTTCTAGCGACGGGTGATATCTCTCAAGATCACAGCGCAGAGTCTTACCAAAAATTTGAGGCTGGCATTCAGCCTTTAGAGAAGCCTTGTTACTGGTTGCCAGGTAACCACGACTATAAACCCAACATGGGCAGCGTTATCCCATCGGCTCAAATTCAATGTGTTGAGCATGTGTTGCTTGGAGAGCATTGGCAGATGATTCTGCTTGACTCCCAAGTTGTCGGGGTGCCACATGGTCGTTTAAGCGATCAACAGCTTGAGCTATTAGAACAGAAATTAACGGAATATCCGCACAAGCACACACTCGTTCTACTGCATCATCATCCGTTATTGGTCGGCAGCGCTTGGCTTGACCAACACTGCTTGAAAGACGCAGAGCAGTTCTGGGATGTCGTCTCGCAACATGACAACGTTCGTGGCGTTTTATGTGGTCACGTGCACCAAGATATGAACCGAGAGCATCTAGGTGTGCAGGTGATGGCGACACCATCGACGTGTGTTCAGTTCAAGCCAAACTCGGACGATTTTGCACTTGATACGCTAAGTCCGGGCTGGCGAGAGCTTGAGCTTAAACCAAACGGTGAGATTGCAACCGAAGTTCGTCGACTTGAACGCGGCCTATTCACACCTGACTTCAACGCCGAGGGTTACTAA
- the yqiA gene encoding esterase YqiA, which produces MPAAASTNKPSMLLYIHGFNSSSHSHKANVMADYCAEHRPDIKVVTPQLPSFPALAAAHLKNIVEEYKEQYQIALVGSSLGGYLSTWLNAHYGFKAVVVNPAVKPYELLADYLGEQVNPYTNEHYVLEEKHIDELKQLDVASISEPNDFWLLQQTEDEVLDYRQAVAKFQGAKQTVEEGGDHSFVDFERYPQKIIEFLAL; this is translated from the coding sequence ATGCCAGCTGCTGCGTCAACAAATAAGCCTTCAATGCTGCTTTATATCCACGGTTTTAATAGCTCATCGCATTCGCATAAAGCGAATGTGATGGCCGACTACTGTGCTGAACATCGTCCGGATATCAAAGTGGTGACGCCACAATTGCCTAGCTTCCCAGCTCTGGCTGCCGCTCATCTTAAAAACATTGTTGAAGAGTACAAAGAGCAGTACCAAATTGCGTTGGTGGGCAGCTCATTAGGCGGTTATTTATCGACGTGGCTAAATGCGCATTATGGGTTTAAAGCGGTTGTGGTTAATCCAGCAGTGAAACCTTATGAGTTGTTGGCCGATTACCTCGGTGAACAGGTCAATCCATACACTAATGAACATTATGTTTTAGAGGAAAAGCACATTGATGAGCTCAAACAGCTCGACGTGGCCTCTATTTCCGAGCCAAATGATTTTTGGCTACTACAACAAACAGAAGATGAAGTTTTAGATTACCGTCAAGCGGTGGCTAAGTTTCAAGGAGCGAAGCAGACTGTAGAAGAGGGTGGCGACCACAGCTTTGTCGACTTTGAACGTTACCCTCAAAAGATAATTGAATTTCTAGCCTTATAA